Proteins encoded in a region of the Pirellulales bacterium genome:
- a CDS encoding cation:proton antiporter, which produces MDHELPLITTIALGFTAAWLLGLLTQRFGLSPIVGYLLAGVAIGPYTPGLAGDVNIAQQLAEVGVILLMFGVGLHFHLNDLLAVKSVAIPGAIGQSLVATVASMCMFHAFGMSWTTGAVIGMAMSVASTVVLMRVLMDADALNSSAGHIAVGWLLVEDIFTVVVLVLIPVLGGNGTTAVDTPTLGLGSQLAIALAKLGVLVVILLVVGARVIPWVLVQVARLRSRELFTLTVLVFSVAMAAASYRLFGASMALGAFLAGMVVAQSPVSAQVGADALPMRDAFAVLFFVSVGMLFNPAFVWQEPLLIAAALGIILLVKPLAALLIVALLGRSAHTALTVAIGLAQIGEFSFILSDLARNHGLMRPEGHNVIVAAAIISITLNPMLFRALPSMEAFVRRRPRWWALLNGRAERRTRKFNQDFETKIERHRDQVQQLAIVVGFGPVGRSVHRLLSDAGLATVVIETNMDTISELTSQGQLAVFGDATHEAVLEQAGVVKASHLVLTMPHSAARVAVVTAARNLNSKVKVFVRAHYLRERGDLEKAGATAAVFEEAEAAIALARLVMSDSGATRDDVERKLRDLRLQLILENMSSIRSQRVRSIMVPWSRVRRLTTIVSRAEVMHQIAQHRFSRWPVVDPHTGRVLGYLLTKDLIADADSAEEWTRLVRAMRPVAPNDDVESTLLDMQQEGATIRLVEDSGIPVGMVTLEDILEQVVGRIEDEYPHQALVSLREALDAGGVLLDLSGATREEVIKELAAAIPANRLPPDSMVAELAIARELEISSDLGCGVAFPHTRCPHLTAPVVAFGRSPLGVPFSINCTAPVRLVFLLVTSEEHLDVHLSLLAQLARIAQNESMRAQLLEATSERDVLEIVAAVKP; this is translated from the coding sequence ATGGACCACGAACTGCCACTCATCACGACGATCGCGCTGGGCTTTACCGCGGCTTGGCTCTTGGGCTTGTTGACGCAGCGTTTCGGCTTATCCCCGATCGTTGGCTATTTGCTCGCAGGCGTGGCGATCGGGCCCTATACGCCCGGATTGGCCGGCGACGTAAACATCGCTCAACAGTTGGCCGAAGTCGGCGTCATTTTGTTGATGTTCGGAGTCGGGCTACATTTTCACCTGAACGATTTGCTGGCGGTCAAGTCAGTGGCAATTCCTGGGGCGATCGGACAGAGCTTGGTCGCAACGGTCGCGAGCATGTGCATGTTTCACGCGTTCGGCATGTCCTGGACGACCGGAGCGGTGATCGGCATGGCAATGTCGGTCGCCAGCACGGTCGTGCTGATGCGCGTACTAATGGACGCCGACGCGCTGAACTCGTCGGCGGGGCACATCGCGGTCGGCTGGCTGCTCGTCGAAGATATTTTCACGGTCGTCGTGCTGGTGTTGATTCCGGTGCTGGGCGGAAACGGGACGACGGCGGTGGATACACCGACGCTGGGTTTGGGATCGCAGTTGGCGATTGCACTGGCAAAACTTGGCGTGCTGGTGGTCATTTTGTTGGTCGTGGGAGCGCGCGTTATACCCTGGGTGCTGGTGCAAGTTGCGCGGCTGCGATCGCGCGAGCTGTTCACGCTGACGGTGCTCGTTTTCTCGGTCGCAATGGCCGCCGCCTCCTATCGGCTTTTCGGCGCTTCCATGGCGCTGGGGGCGTTTTTGGCAGGCATGGTCGTGGCTCAATCGCCCGTCAGCGCGCAGGTCGGCGCCGACGCGCTGCCGATGCGAGACGCTTTTGCCGTGCTATTTTTCGTTTCGGTCGGGATGCTGTTTAATCCAGCGTTTGTTTGGCAAGAACCACTCCTAATTGCCGCCGCCTTGGGAATTATCCTGCTCGTCAAACCACTTGCGGCGCTGTTGATTGTGGCGCTGCTGGGTCGCTCTGCGCATACGGCGCTGACGGTGGCGATTGGCCTGGCGCAGATTGGCGAGTTTTCGTTCATCTTGTCCGATCTGGCGAGGAATCATGGCTTGATGCGGCCTGAGGGTCACAATGTAATTGTCGCGGCGGCGATTATTTCCATCACGCTCAATCCAATGTTATTTCGCGCGCTGCCGTCGATGGAGGCGTTCGTACGTCGACGGCCGCGATGGTGGGCGCTGCTGAACGGCCGCGCGGAACGCCGGACACGTAAATTCAATCAAGACTTCGAAACCAAGATCGAACGGCATCGCGACCAAGTGCAGCAACTTGCCATTGTCGTGGGATTTGGGCCTGTGGGGCGTTCGGTACATCGATTGCTTAGCGACGCGGGCCTGGCCACCGTGGTGATCGAGACGAACATGGATACGATTTCCGAGTTAACGTCGCAGGGGCAGTTGGCCGTGTTTGGCGACGCCACGCACGAGGCGGTCTTGGAGCAAGCGGGGGTCGTAAAAGCGTCACATTTGGTGCTGACAATGCCACACTCGGCAGCGCGCGTGGCGGTGGTCACCGCTGCGCGAAATCTTAACTCGAAAGTCAAAGTTTTCGTCCGCGCACATTACCTGCGAGAGCGCGGCGATCTGGAAAAAGCGGGGGCAACGGCGGCGGTGTTTGAAGAAGCCGAAGCCGCCATTGCGCTCGCACGGCTGGTGATGTCCGACAGCGGTGCAACCCGCGACGACGTCGAACGCAAGCTGCGCGATCTGCGATTGCAGTTGATCCTCGAAAACATGTCGAGCATCCGCTCGCAGCGGGTTCGCAGCATCATGGTCCCCTGGTCGCGCGTGCGCCGATTGACGACGATCGTCAGTCGTGCCGAGGTGATGCACCAAATTGCTCAGCATCGTTTTTCGCGCTGGCCGGTCGTCGATCCGCACACGGGGCGCGTTCTCGGCTACTTGTTGACGAAAGATCTGATTGCGGATGCCGACTCGGCTGAAGAATGGACGCGATTGGTGCGCGCGATGCGACCCGTTGCGCCCAACGACGACGTCGAATCGACCCTGCTCGACATGCAGCAGGAGGGCGCGACCATTCGGCTCGTTGAAGATTCAGGCATTCCGGTCGGTATGGTGACGCTGGAGGATATTCTCGAGCAGGTCGTCGGGCGGATTGAAGACGAGTATCCCCATCAGGCGTTGGTGTCGCTCCGAGAAGCGTTGGATGCAGGCGGCGTACTGCTCGACTTGTCCGGCGCGACGCGCGAAGAAGTGATTAAGGAGCTTGCGGCGGCAATTCCGGCGAATCGCCTGCCTCCGGATTCAATGGTGGCAGAATTGGCCATTGCCCGCGAATTGGAAATTTCAAGCGACCTGGGCTGCGGCGTGGCATTTCCGCACACTCGCTGCCCCCATTTGACAGCGCCCGTAGTCGCCTTTGGCCGTTCGCCATTGGGCGTGCCGTTTTCAATCAATTGCACCGCGCCGGTGCGATTGGTGTTTTTGCTCGTGACGTCCGAGGAGCATCTCGACGTCCACCTGTCACTGCTAGCGCAACTGGCCCGGATTGCCCAAAATGAGTCGATGCGAGCGCAACTTTTGGAGGCGACTTCGGAGCGAGACGTACTCGAAATCGTCGCCGCGGTGAAACCGTGA
- a CDS encoding penicillin acylase family protein, with product MQRLSLKYSRHRLDAFRDENGVPHVTAGSWRAALYGLGYLHAIDRPTQLVFARALASGRSAELIADKPELLETDRFFRRAGLHLRLDDEVRQMDDGAFGDLTAYCEGVNDGLRESGRSLPMFATGFHPTPWNQQAVLLIGNLLSYGGLAVGQQQNERLLLELIQTGIDHTRLRELFYPLLDNVNLELLRRVRISSQLSDEAIELLTDLPRLAGSNAWVVSPQRSASGCALLASDPHLEVNRLPAIWYEAVLKWDDRYVMGATLPGCPLFGIGRTRDLAWGVTYMKGDTIDFFIEDCRPGGATGWQYRRDQAWRDFELRPEVIHRRKSEQAETLRVYSNPQGTLETDPGGAGAGYYLSVNWIGHSVGGSRSMSTWLDVIACRTVRDGMEVVRECPHPTLCWLFADREGHIGMQGGGWFPKRNPGNSGLVPVPAWDEANHWRGRIDSYLLPRIYDPPEGFIASANENINPPGGPMFVTQPVPDYRKRRINERLRELPHATVSDMQALQYDFISMQARELLPIFLPQLPEGLLKKRLSEWDCSYHPDSMEATLFAKLYRNVLLEIFGQAPDREGGGIGWRRMLYLSSRFGFSMMVLTAIDRLLKQEHSRWWTVRDKGEMIATAAAKLAKEPDQPWGEFNSFHFVNRFIANERVGRYLGFNTRELPMPGCHATPFQGHLLITAKRQTSFAPSYHFVTDLGTDEAWTNLPGGPSESRFSPFYKSDIVRWQTGSYKRLGAELGSGFKSQDTEGKVSETGPPDHSS from the coding sequence ATGCAACGACTGTCACTTAAATATTCCCGCCACCGGCTCGACGCATTTCGCGACGAGAATGGCGTGCCGCACGTGACGGCGGGTTCCTGGCGCGCGGCCCTCTATGGACTGGGATATTTGCACGCCATCGACCGACCAACGCAACTCGTGTTTGCCCGAGCGCTGGCGAGCGGGCGCTCAGCGGAGTTAATTGCGGATAAGCCGGAACTCCTTGAAACCGATCGTTTCTTTCGCCGCGCAGGATTGCATTTGAGGCTCGACGATGAAGTGCGACAAATGGACGACGGTGCGTTTGGCGATTTGACCGCCTATTGCGAAGGTGTCAACGACGGGCTGCGAGAGTCCGGCAGGTCGCTGCCGATGTTCGCCACCGGCTTTCACCCCACGCCATGGAATCAACAAGCGGTGCTGCTGATCGGCAATTTGCTGAGTTATGGCGGCTTGGCCGTGGGACAGCAACAAAACGAACGGCTGCTGCTGGAATTGATTCAGACCGGCATCGACCATACGCGACTGCGCGAGCTGTTTTATCCGCTGCTCGACAACGTCAATCTTGAGCTGCTGCGTCGGGTTCGCATCTCCAGCCAACTTTCCGATGAGGCGATCGAACTCCTTACCGATCTGCCGCGGCTGGCCGGCAGCAATGCCTGGGTCGTTTCACCGCAGCGAAGCGCCAGTGGATGTGCCTTGCTGGCGTCCGATCCACATTTGGAAGTTAATCGATTGCCAGCGATTTGGTATGAAGCTGTGCTGAAATGGGACGATCGGTATGTCATGGGCGCGACACTTCCTGGCTGTCCGCTGTTCGGCATCGGTCGCACTCGAGATCTGGCCTGGGGCGTAACCTACATGAAGGGAGACACGATCGATTTCTTTATCGAGGATTGTCGCCCTGGCGGCGCCACCGGCTGGCAATATCGCCGCGATCAAGCATGGCGAGATTTTGAGTTGCGGCCAGAAGTGATTCATCGCCGCAAGTCTGAACAAGCGGAAACACTGCGCGTCTACTCGAATCCTCAAGGCACGCTGGAAACCGATCCTGGCGGCGCGGGCGCTGGATACTATCTGTCGGTCAATTGGATCGGTCACAGCGTCGGCGGATCGCGCTCGATGAGTACTTGGCTCGATGTGATCGCCTGCCGTACGGTGCGAGACGGCATGGAGGTTGTCCGCGAGTGCCCACATCCAACATTATGTTGGTTGTTTGCCGACCGCGAAGGGCACATCGGTATGCAGGGAGGCGGCTGGTTTCCCAAACGCAATCCGGGCAACAGTGGGCTGGTTCCCGTTCCCGCTTGGGATGAAGCGAACCATTGGCGCGGCCGAATCGACAGCTACCTACTACCTCGCATATACGATCCACCGGAAGGCTTCATCGCATCCGCCAATGAGAACATCAATCCGCCCGGTGGGCCGATGTTTGTCACCCAGCCGGTGCCCGACTATCGAAAACGGCGGATCAACGAGCGACTGCGGGAGTTGCCGCACGCTACCGTCAGCGATATGCAAGCGTTGCAATACGATTTCATCAGCATGCAGGCCCGCGAGTTGTTGCCGATCTTTCTACCGCAACTGCCGGAAGGTCTGCTGAAAAAGCGATTGTCGGAGTGGGATTGCAGTTACCATCCAGACAGCATGGAAGCAACGCTCTTTGCCAAGCTCTATCGCAACGTGCTGCTCGAAATCTTCGGCCAGGCGCCGGATCGGGAGGGCGGCGGCATTGGTTGGCGCCGGATGTTGTATTTATCATCGCGATTTGGCTTTTCCATGATGGTGTTGACCGCCATCGATCGCCTCTTGAAGCAAGAGCATTCACGTTGGTGGACGGTGCGCGACAAGGGTGAAATGATCGCCACGGCCGCGGCAAAGCTGGCGAAAGAACCCGATCAACCGTGGGGCGAATTCAATTCGTTCCATTTTGTGAATCGCTTTATCGCCAATGAGCGCGTCGGCCGATACTTGGGATTTAACACGCGAGAACTGCCGATGCCCGGCTGCCATGCCACGCCGTTTCAAGGCCATTTACTGATAACTGCCAAACGGCAAACATCGTTTGCGC
- a CDS encoding HNH endonuclease, producing the protein MRAAATSALSSSVLVLNRYYMAVHVVNVRRALGLLFRELAEVIHFEEGQYANYNFESWREISALRASFKQQHDDWIRGVNFELQAPRVIRLFSYDRVPRQSIRFNRRNLFARDGNHCQYCGRSFPTSELSLDHVVPRSRGGETSWENVVCACVACNVRKGGRTPSEAHMKLIRHPAKPKRSPLLSVKLDNPKYESWKTFVDNAYWTVDLK; encoded by the coding sequence ATGAGAGCGGCGGCGACGAGCGCTTTAAGCTCGAGCGTGTTGGTGCTGAATCGGTACTACATGGCCGTGCATGTGGTCAACGTGCGACGGGCGCTCGGCTTGTTGTTTCGCGAATTGGCCGAGGTCATTCACTTTGAGGAGGGCCAATACGCCAACTATAATTTTGAATCGTGGCGCGAAATCAGCGCTCTGCGCGCAAGTTTTAAGCAGCAGCACGACGACTGGATTCGCGGCGTCAATTTTGAATTGCAAGCGCCGCGCGTCATTCGCTTGTTCTCCTACGATCGCGTCCCTCGGCAAAGCATTCGCTTCAACCGCCGCAATCTGTTCGCTCGCGACGGTAATCACTGCCAATACTGTGGTAGGTCGTTTCCCACCAGCGAATTGAGCCTTGATCACGTTGTTCCGCGCAGCCGCGGCGGCGAGACAAGCTGGGAAAACGTCGTCTGCGCATGCGTGGCCTGCAACGTGCGTAAAGGGGGTCGTACGCCCAGTGAAGCCCACATGAAGCTCATCCGCCATCCGGCGAAGCCAAAGCGCAGCCCGCTGTTGTCGGTCAAACTCGACAATCCCAAGTACGAAAGCTGGAAGACATTTGTCGATAATGCGTACTGGACGGTGGATTTGAAATAA